In Bythopirellula goksoeyrii, a single window of DNA contains:
- a CDS encoding type II secretion system protein, whose product MGIASLKHGSQLMRIGASLIELLVVLFIIGIMMSLLLPALQNARNSAQDKVCQNNIYQLHVALSRYIDAKRMFPDPHRWPVDTLKWMEQRPLADLMKDNYDPNAVFPRPPLLRCPMQEEFPSRVATVDVCHYVLTVTRNPSGKPEGPRWEIHDRQLLDDNISEEPWYIGPEISHLAQQRIFTSKEGPHTSGLFMTRYGLMPQ is encoded by the coding sequence ATGGGAATCGCTTCTCTAAAACATGGCTCTCAACTTATGCGCATCGGGGCATCATTGATCGAGTTGTTAGTTGTGTTGTTCATAATTGGCATCATGATGAGTCTCTTGCTGCCGGCGTTGCAGAACGCTCGTAATAGCGCTCAAGATAAGGTTTGCCAGAATAATATCTATCAACTACATGTTGCATTGTCTCGTTACATTGACGCCAAAAGAATGTTTCCCGATCCCCATCGTTGGCCGGTAGACACTTTGAAGTGGATGGAACAGCGCCCCTTGGCAGATCTAATGAAGGACAATTACGATCCGAACGCCGTGTTTCCCCGCCCTCCTCTGTTGCGCTGCCCAATGCAAGAGGAATTTCCCAGCCGAGTGGCAACCGTTGATGTCTGCCACTATGTGCTCACCGTCACACGCAATCCCAGCGGGAAACCCGAAGGGCCGAGGTGGGAAATTCACGATCGCCAATTGCTCGACGATAACATTTCCGAAGAGCCTTGGTACATCGGCCCGGAGATTTCGCATCTTGCTCAGCAGCGAATCTTTACAAGCAAAGAAGGGCCTCATACATCTGGGTTATTTATGACTCGGTATGGGCTTATGCCTCAGTAG
- a CDS encoding Gfo/Idh/MocA family protein: MSQKPLNVALIGYKFMGKAHSQAWRTVGRFFDLDLDPVMKVVCGRDAKAVAEFADRWGWEDSSADWEEVVKRDDVDVVDISTPGSTHAEISIAAAQAGKHVFCEKPLTFTVAEGKKMLAAVREAGVKHMVNFNYRLCPAVSLAKQMIDSGSIGEVRHIRCTYLQDWLVDPEFPMNWRLRQEAAGSGAHGDLGAHSIDLARFLVGEIGEVVGTKKTFIKERPAEGTSSGLTAQAGEGTEKVTVDDASLFLAKFTNGALGSFEATRLAPGRKNFNRFEINGSAGSLVWCFEELNCLDFYSTADPSTQQGFRRIIATEGDHPYAGNWWPPGHMLGYDHGFTHAAYNLTQSIAKDKPCVPDFRDGAQCVAVLEAVDASIESSSWAKVEMID, from the coding sequence ATGTCCCAAAAGCCTCTCAACGTGGCCCTTATCGGCTATAAATTCATGGGCAAAGCCCATAGCCAGGCCTGGCGCACGGTCGGCCGTTTTTTTGATCTCGATCTCGATCCTGTGATGAAGGTGGTCTGCGGCCGAGATGCGAAGGCGGTGGCTGAGTTTGCTGACCGCTGGGGTTGGGAAGACTCGTCAGCAGATTGGGAAGAAGTCGTGAAACGCGACGATGTCGATGTAGTTGATATCTCGACACCAGGTAGCACTCACGCAGAAATCAGTATCGCTGCTGCACAAGCAGGCAAGCATGTCTTTTGCGAAAAACCTTTGACATTCACTGTGGCCGAGGGAAAGAAGATGCTGGCTGCTGTCCGTGAGGCGGGCGTGAAGCACATGGTTAATTTCAACTATCGGCTTTGCCCAGCAGTTTCGCTTGCCAAACAGATGATCGACAGTGGGTCTATTGGCGAGGTTCGCCACATTCGGTGCACCTATTTACAAGATTGGCTTGTGGATCCTGAGTTCCCCATGAACTGGCGTCTCCGCCAAGAGGCCGCCGGATCGGGAGCCCACGGCGATTTAGGGGCTCACTCTATAGATCTTGCACGCTTCCTGGTAGGCGAAATTGGTGAAGTAGTCGGCACGAAGAAGACCTTTATCAAGGAGCGTCCGGCAGAAGGGACCTCCTCGGGGCTAACGGCACAAGCCGGCGAGGGGACCGAAAAGGTAACGGTCGACGATGCATCGTTGTTCCTGGCAAAATTCACCAATGGCGCTTTGGGTTCGTTCGAGGCAACTCGCTTGGCTCCAGGTCGAAAGAACTTTAATCGTTTCGAAATCAATGGCAGTGCAGGTTCACTCGTGTGGTGTTTTGAAGAGTTGAACTGTCTCGATTTCTATTCCACTGCCGATCCAAGTACTCAGCAAGGCTTCCGCCGAATCATTGCCACCGAAGGTGATCATCCCTACGCTGGCAACTGGTGGCCACCCGGGCACATGCTCGGCTACGACCATGGGTTCACCCACGCGGCATACAACCTTACTCAGTCGATTGCCAAGGACAAGCCTTG